The region AGTCTACCCCATGGAATCATTAAGAGTGCCCGAAATCAAAGCCACCCTACTCACATCGTTCGGGTTCGGCCAGAAGGGCGCCATCAATATCATGGTCTCGCCGCGCTATCTGTTTGCCTCGCTCTCCAATTCTGATTATGAAGACTACCGTTCCCGTACCACGAAACGACAACGCTCAGCAACTCCCACATTCGTCTCCAGGATTATGAAGAATAATCTAGTGCAGGTGAAAACCCGGCCGCCATGGAATGACCCTGAAGCGATGCAGAACTTTTTCCTTGATCCCAACAGTCGTGTCGTTGACGGCCAAATAACGCGTGCACCTAGGACGGCTTACAAACACCAAGATATCTCTGTCCCACAATCTGCAGCAGTATCGGTGAATGAAGCGCTTCATGCCATGCTGGCAACAACTGACCATTCGTcaccagcagcctcagcctcagttGGCGTGGACGTGGAAGAAATCTCCAGTATCAACGTCGACAATCCCATATTCATCAGCCGCAACTTCACTCTGCTAGAGCGTGACTACTGTCTCAGCGCACCGGATCCCCGCGCCTCTTTTGCTGGGCGCTGGGTTGCCAAAGAGGCAGCGTTCAAGAGCCTGCAAACGACCTCCACTGGAGCGGGGACTGCGATGGACCAGATTGAGATTCTCGAAGTGGGTGGCATACCTAAAGTTGTTGTACGTACCTTAgtccctccttctcccatgCTACGGTTATAAGAGGCTGACGAGTCAGCTCCATGGTCATGCCCACGAAGTTGCCTTCGCGCAGGGAATCACTAACATTCAAATCACGATTAGCCACTGTAACAACACGGCGATTGCGGTGGCCCTGGCGCTCAGGAAGAATGATTGATTAACTGAACTGCACACTGCCTTGACTAATTGATCAATAAAAGCCACTTTCGCAACCTTCTAGCATATTAATACCTTGTTTAACCAGGAACATCCCAACCTGCCACCAAAAACCGGACTAGGAAACCCTTCACCATACCATACAAGAACCTTTATCCCATGCCTATCCCATGCCCCCGATAGTACCCATCATCGAACATAGACTGTCAAATCACCGAAATATTCATTTGAGTCTCGCAGCGGCATGCTCGTATAACTCTGTACCATATTCCTCACCCGCTGTGAGTCCGGGTCTGTGGTGAAAGGCCTGTCTCAGTAAACATATTAGCCCACAACCACATTCAACGCGCTTCTAGAAAGTATGCACAAAAtgagagaagggaaaaggaaaagcgTGACATACACTACCCAAAACTCCTCCCCGtctctcatcttcttttcccacctcgcctccctctcctcttcggccACCGTATTCCAGATCATTGCACCAGGCCATTGCACATCGGCGACAATTTGCTTCACTGGGACGTTGGGACTGACACTAAAGACCAGCGTTTCTTCGTCAATCTCTAAAAATCCCTTCGGATCATCGAGAGGTTGGATTCCGATGCTACGCAGCAAAGACCAGTCAGCTTCACTGTAAGCTGGGTCTTGGGCGTAACACCtgatttcttcgtcttctttctcttcgccttcttcggcaaCCGCTATATCCGTCTCAATATCCGTGGTCATGAGCTTCTTGTCTCCTTCCTGCTTAGTCCGGTCCCGACTCATTTCCTTCATCCCATTCCCAGCTTTCGTCTGTTGTTTGAAAACAGCCACCATCGTCCCAACAGCCGCATGCTGCGCATGCGCCCTGCCAACACAAAACTCTTCCTCGATAAGACTCAAACTACCAAGTCCAAAACACACGATCTTTCTCACTTTCTTAGTTAGTTTTCGGCTTCTTATCAAGTCCTCCAACCCAACCCTCAAATCGGCGCACGTCTGACTTCCCTCCCACCTTCTCACACTCTCTTTAAACCGCTCCTCCACCTGCTCGAAGGAGACCTTGCCCCCATAATCCGGGGATGATGTATAACATATACTCACCGGGGAACTGTCGCGCAAAGAGATCTCCGGGAAAGACGGGTGAATGCACGTCAGGTTCTGGATGCTGCTGTAGCCAATGCGGTATGTTGTTGCAAAGTCAACACACCAAGCGGGAACTTTGAGGCTATAGGTATGCGGGGTGCcgtcaagatctggaatTGTGACAGTGTTCCGTTTCTCTTCGGTGATTTCTTTCGCGATCCTCGCATTTGTATTGGCACTGGCGCGGTCAATCTGGGCATCCAGACATGCAAGTAACGCGCGCGGGAAAAGGGGCTTCCCAGAATCATAAAGGGCCTTGATATGGGCTATTTTTGCTTGTATCTTGGCGAGTGTTGCGTCGTCTGTATCGATTTCGACGTCGATGTCGATATCAACGTCGATGTCAATGTCGGTTTCAGAGAGGTCGTGGTCATGGTCGActgaggaggagaacgagaGGTCTGTAGAGGGAGAAATAGATGGATTAGGAGAAGGGGAATCAGAGTCCATTGATGCAGTCACGGTCACGCTCATGTCTTTGTGTTTCTTGTGGCTGTGTGGGAAATCAGGGCCTTAGTCTGGGTctgctggtggagagggtAGGATTTTTTCGAGGACGAGACAATCCATTCGAACTGAAATGTTGGCTACTGATAAATCAGATCGTCTGAGGATCGTGCACAGTTTATAAGCAAAGAGAGTCTGACCAGTAGGTGAATGTGATCTATCGGCAGGTATACATCAACGCAACGGCCTGACACCGACTCCCACCGCGTGGACAAATAAACAATCACCAAAACTATGTACTCTACGTTGACTAAATAATTAAGCAAACCTTTGAGTTTTGCTGGCCCGTTTCGCTGaaattgcttttttttttatttggATAGTCTCTATTGTTTGTCTCTGATTTAAACCAGGGCTGTCTGGCCTCACCGCTTGACGCAGCTAGACACCAGAATCAGTTACAGCTCAGAGCTCAGCGTCTCCAAATCCAAGGCGAGAGGAGCGCAACAATATACGACCCAATGCGCTGGGATTGTACCGACTAAGTCATTGGCCGCTCATCATATAACTAGCCAACTTAAGGGATGGGAAATGGGAATAGGCCGTGCGCTCAGCCCGCCCTGTTGCGCCCTGACAGTTGGGTTTTCCAACGTACATAGGCGTTGGGATGGTCTGGAGCCAACGCAGGAGCCTTGGTTGGCCTATCCTGGTCTTATGCGATGTAGGCAATTATTTGACTCGCATATCGCGGAGACGGGATTAGAGCAATAATTCCATTGTGTATGCTGCATCGCCTCGTTTTGTTGGGCCGGGATGCACCATCTAGGTT is a window of Aspergillus nidulans FGSC A4 chromosome VI DNA encoding:
- a CDS encoding SRR1 family protein (transcript_id=CADANIAT00009661); its protein translation is MSVTVTASMDSDSPSPNPSISPSTDLSFSSSVDHDHDLSETDIDIDVDIDIDVEIDTDDATLAKIQAKIAHIKALYDSGKPLFPRALLACLDAQIDRASANTNARIAKEITEEKRNTVTIPDLDGTPHTYSLKVPAWCVDFATTYRIGYSSIQNLTCIHPSFPEISLRDSSPVSICYTSSPDYGGKVSFEQVEERFKESVRRWEGSQTCADLRVGLEDLIRSRKLTKKVRKIVCFGLGSLSLIEEEFCVGRAHAQHAAVGTMVAVFKQQTKAGNGMKEMSRDRTKQEGDKKLMTTDIETDIAVAEEGEEKEDEEIRCYAQDPAYSEADWSLLRSIGIQPLDDPKGFLEIDEETLVFSVSPNVPVKQIVADVQWPGAMIWNTVAEEEREARWEKKMRDGEEFWVVPFTTDPDSQRVRNMVQSYTSMPLRDSNEYFGDLTVYVR